TCTGCAGGATTTAACCATACAGCCCAAGAAAAGTCTTGTGAAAACTTCTCCTTCGGCAAAAAACGCCGCCGTCAGTTTCATTGCGCTCACCGCTCCACTGATTTTTTCGTCTTTGCAACCTCTAATTTTGTTTGATTTATTATAGCATATTTATGCGTTTTTAGCTAATGGTTTTAACGTTTTTCTTGTTTTCTTTAAGCACACTCTGACTAAAATCTTCCAGCGGACGGCGATTGGGCTCATGGATATTTTCTGGAAGGTTTTCCAAATTGAACCATTTAAGCTGTGTCACTTCTTCAAGCTGTGGATGTAGCTCACCGCTAAAATCCTGACAAATGAAATAAGCACCTGGCATATAAACCTTGTCGCCGTTAGGATAGCTCATAAAGCGGTCCTTGCCTGAGTAAACACCCAAAAGCTCAAGTTGACCAGCAGCTAAACCTGTCTCTTCCAGAAGCTCACGACGTGCCGCGTCTTCCAGTTCTTCACCGATTTCAAGACCTCCAGCGTGTAGCGCCCATTTTCCATTATCCTTGCGCTCTTGTAAGAGGACTTTTCCATCACGATAGACAA
The DNA window shown above is from Lactococcus sp. S-13 and carries:
- a CDS encoding NUDIX hydrolase codes for the protein MSYISEIRQKIGHELLIYLGAGVIVYRDGKVLLQERKDNGKWALHAGGLEIGEELEDAARRELLEETGLAAGQLELLGVYSGKDRFMSYPNGDKVYMPGAYFICQDFSGELHPQLEEVTQLKWFNLENLPENIHEPNRRPLEDFSQSVLKENKKNVKTIS